Within the Merismopedia glauca CCAP 1448/3 genome, the region TACTTATACGGAAAATACACCAGCTAGTTCCCTATTAATTGTCATGTATTTAGGTGGAGCGACGATTTTTCCCAGTCGCGATCGCTTGTCTACTTTACCAGTAAATTTAGTAGATAGCTTAAATGAGGCTGTCGCTAAAACTTTAGACTTATCAGATGCTCAGGCTTCCTTAAATATGAAGAAAAAACTATCATCTAGATCGAGAGTGACTAAGCGAACTGGTAACCGAAACCCATGAATTTACAGCCTGATAGCCAAGTTTTAATCCAAGGAATTGCAGAACCGATAGGTGCGATCGCCACTGCTAAAATGCAAGCTTACGGGACTAAAATCGTAGCTGGAGTTAGTTCTAGTCAAGGTGGAACTAAAATTAACGATGTACCTGTTTATGACTTGGTAGAACAAGCTGTAGCGGCAAATGGAGCCATAGATACAACGATTATCTTTGTACCTCCTTATCAAGTTTTGGATGCTGCTTTAGAAGCTATAGCCTCTGGAATTAGGCAAATTGTCATTGTTACCGCCGGAGTTCCCCCTTTAGACATGGTGCGGCTATTTAGACTTGCGGAAACCACTGATACCCTAATTGTTGGCCCTGGCAGTACTGGTATTATCGTACCTGGCTCCTTCCTACTGGGAACTCATCTACCTGAAGTTTACACACCTGGAAATGTGGGGGTAATTAGCCGCGCTGATACTTTGACTTATGAAGTGGCTCAAGAACTAACGAGGGCTGGCATCGGACAGTCTTTGAGCGTTAATTTGGGTAAAGATGTCATTTTTGGCTCTGATTTTCGTCAATGGCTCCAGATTTTAGAAGAAGATGATACCACTGAAGCGATCGCAATCGTGGGACAGATTAGCTGCGGTTTAGAAATCGCCGCCGAATATATTGTCAATAATATCGATAAACCAGTAGTAGCTTACCTAGCTGGACTCCAAGCCCCTGTAGATAGACGCTTGGGTGATGCCCATACCATGATCGCTTACTATCTATCTTTACCAGTAAATGTCGGTTGTACCGCACAAAAACAAATTAGTCTGTTTCGGGAAGCCAAAATCCCCATCGCGAAACAACCTTCAGAAATTCCAGAATTGCTCAAGCAGGTGTTAAAAAAAACAGAGGGGTAAAGTTAGCTGGAGAAAATAGACTCCCAAAATCCTTTGAGAAGAGGTCTGATCTAGTAGTTTTAGAAACGCCCCCTATAACGGCGATTTACTTCTTCCCAATTAACTACATTCCACCAAGATTTGAGATAATCAGCCCGTCGATTTTGATATTTCAAATAATAGGCGTGTTCCCAAACATCATTTCCCATAATGGGAAATAGATCTTGCAAAATTGGACTATCCTGATTAGCAGTAGTGGTAACTTTTAAAGCACCATTTTTAGCTTTAACTAACCAAACCCAACCACTCCCAAACTGTTTAGTTCCTGCGTCATTAAACTGCTCTTGAAACTTCTCAAAACTGCCAAAACTTTTGTCAATAGCTTTAGCAATTTCTCCTTGAGGTTGGCGGGGTTTGTTATCTGGATTGGGACTCATGATTTCCCAAAACATTGTATGGTTAAGATGACCGCCCCCATTGTTCCGCACAGTTTTGCGGATATCATCAGGAATACTAGTTAAACTTTGGAGTAATTGCTCTACAGTTTTACCTTTGAGATTGGGGTGTTTGCTAATAGCATCATTAAGGTTTTTGACGTAGGTGGCGTGATGCTTATCGTGGTGGAATTCCATAGTTCGCTTATCGATGTAAGGTTCTAAAGCATCATAAGCATAGGGTAGAGGTGGTAATTTGAAGCTAGGATCGTTACGAGTAGATAATTGACCATCATCAGCACGGGCTGTAGCTAAATTAGATAAGGTAGCGGCGCTAGTTGTTGCACCTATGAGAATGAGAAAATAACGTCTGTCTAGCAACATAATTTGTAAAGAACAATACTTTTGTTGACTGTAGATCAAGCTTTTGCTTGTGGGTGCGTATGCAGATGCTCTCAAATTTCTATCAAGATATTCATCTGTTTCGCTACGATGAAACTTTAGGCATAGTATACAATTTACTTGTTGATATTAGACCTCTTGCAAAAGTATTTTTCCTGAGCGCTCAGAGTAAAGTCTGGCGCTATACAACCAAAACCTGCCTACGCAGGTTAAATATAGCAGTTCTGGTTTTGATGGACTACTCATGGGCAGCAAGGATTTATGCAAGAGATCTATTATTGAGTTAGATGGGCATTCGCTGAAACCTTCTCCGTGTCACCGCGTCTCTCCCATCTTCCCGATCCCTAATTCTCTATCGCCCCAAGTGTTTGCAAAGTTTCCTTTTGGGCTGCGGTTAAACCAGTCACGCCAGTAATATTCATGTTTTCATAGAGTTTGGGATTCCTTAAGGTTTTGAGACATTCTCCTGTATCGATATCCCAAAGTTTTACGGTTTCATCTTGAGAACCACTGGCTAAGATTTCGCCTAATTCAGCTACAGAATGAAAAGCTACAGCAAATACCCATCGCTCGTGACCTAGTAAGATTTTAAGGCATTTACCAGTCTTTACATCCCATAACTTCACTGTACAATCCATACTAGCAGTTGCCAGAAGATTACCATCTTGATTGAAAGCAACTGAGTGGATTTCGTCTGTTTCTGAGAAAGTCTGTTTAATTTTGCCAGAAGAGAGATCCCAGATTTTGACGGTGCGATCAACACTACAACTAGCTATAATTTGACCATCAAAGCTAAAAGCTAATCCTCTCACCCTCATAGTATGACCAACTAGGGTTTTCTGGCAGACACCTGTAGTGACATTCCATAACTTGACTGTAGAATCTTCCCCACCACTAGCTAGGATTTGACCATCGGGACTAAAAAGCGTCACCCAGACTCGATTTTCATGACCATCTAAAACTTTAATGCACGTACCTGTAGTCACATCCCAAATCAGTAACTGCTTTTCCATTCCACCACTGGCTAAAATTTGTCCTTGGGGGTGAAAAGCGACGGATAAGACCCAGCTTGTATGTCCTTTGAGAGTTTTGAGGCATTTATGAGTTTTAAGATCCCACAACTTGACGGTATGATCGACACTGCTGCTAGCGAGTAGATTTCCTTCGGGATTGAAAGCAACTCCAGTTACCCAGCTTTGATGTTCCTCTAGAGAGGCGATCGCCACACCACTTTCTACATTCCATAGTTTGATAGTATTATCTACACTCCCACTAGCTAAGATATTACCTGAAGGACTAAAAGCTATAGCTTGTACCCAGCTAGTATATCCTTGCCAAGTTTTGACGCATCTACCAGTAGTGATATCCCAGAGTTTGACTTTTTGTTCGATACTCCCACTAGCTAGAATTTGGGTTTGAGGATTGAATGCTAAAGACCAAACTGCGCCTACATCGGTTTGAAAAGTTTTAATATTTCTACCACTACCGATATCCCAAATTCTGATGGTTCTATCTTCGCTACCACTAGCTAAAACTTGACCGTCAAGGCTAAAAACCACGCTGCGAATGTGGTTTGTATGTCCTTCCCAACTAATGAGACATTGACCTGTTTCCAGATTCCACAGTTTAACAGTTTGGTCGGCACCACCACTTGCTAAAAGCTGTCCGCAAGGGCTAAAACCGACTGACCAGACTGCGCTAGTATGGTTGGTTAGAGTTTTCAGGCAATCGCCAGTTTGCACGTCCCATAGCTTGATTGTGTGGTCTTCACTAGCACTAGCTAAGATCCTACCATCTGGGCTAAAAGCTAGAGAACGAATCCAACTTGTATGTTCTGTCAGGATTTTGATACACTCGCCTGTAGCTAGATGCCACAACCTAATGGAAGAGTCAATGCTACCGCTAGCGATGATTTGATTGGTAGGACTAGCACTTGGTGGATAAGCAACTGCAAATACCCAATGTTTGTGTCCTGACAAGGTTTTGAGACATTTTCCTGTCTTGACATCCCAGACTTTGACCTGATTATCACTGCCACCACTAATCATAGTCTGACTGTCGGGACTAAAAGCAATTGAAAGTACCCAATTACTATGACCTTTCAAACTCAATATTTGCCTACCATCTTGAACTTGCCATAAACAAAGTTTTGAATCTAGATCTCCTGTGGCTAAAAATTCTCCATTGGGACTAAATGCGACCGACCAAATTCCATTCAAAGTTTCCGCAAATACGGACTTGGTTAGATCTGAGTTAGTGAAGTTAAGTTGGTGTAAATTAGTTGATTGTAAATCTGCTTGCCAAACTGTAAGGTTAGAAAAATCCCAGTTAGTTAGATCGGTTTTTAACTGAACTAATAGATTGAGGACATTACCCGCCGCATAACCTGGGATAATTCCGGTTGATGATAATCTTTGCCAATTTTTTATTAGTTGTTGTAAGTAAGATTGTAAGCGATCGCAACTTATAAAATTAGCTAACAGTCTTTCAATGATTGGTTGAATAATAAACTTGCTTTGAATGTCTTTAAGATAATCTTGATGCTGGGCTTTGAGTAAGGCATAAGAAT harbors:
- a CDS encoding succinate--CoA ligase subunit alpha produces the protein MNLQPDSQVLIQGIAEPIGAIATAKMQAYGTKIVAGVSSSQGGTKINDVPVYDLVEQAVAANGAIDTTIIFVPPYQVLDAALEAIASGIRQIVIVTAGVPPLDMVRLFRLAETTDTLIVGPGSTGIIVPGSFLLGTHLPEVYTPGNVGVISRADTLTYEVAQELTRAGIGQSLSVNLGKDVIFGSDFRQWLQILEEDDTTEAIAIVGQISCGLEIAAEYIVNNIDKPVVAYLAGLQAPVDRRLGDAHTMIAYYLSLPVNVGCTAQKQISLFREAKIPIAKQPSEIPELLKQVLKKTEG
- a CDS encoding superoxide dismutase, yielding MIYSQQKYCSLQIMLLDRRYFLILIGATTSAATLSNLATARADDGQLSTRNDPSFKLPPLPYAYDALEPYIDKRTMEFHHDKHHATYVKNLNDAISKHPNLKGKTVEQLLQSLTSIPDDIRKTVRNNGGGHLNHTMFWEIMSPNPDNKPRQPQGEIAKAIDKSFGSFEKFQEQFNDAGTKQFGSGWVWLVKAKNGALKVTTTANQDSPILQDLFPIMGNDVWEHAYYLKYQNRRADYLKSWWNVVNWEEVNRRYRGRF
- a CDS encoding DUF6888 family protein codes for the protein MLSNFYQDIHLFRYDETLGIVYNLLVDIRPLAKVFFLSAQSKVWRYTTKTCLRRLNIAVLVLMDYSWAARIYARDLLLS
- a CDS encoding WD40 repeat domain-containing protein, encoding MPSNPNPSREEFSEKFQQACDRWNLERLYQDLTVAKHRQGLRKHKLLTPIEKACLRGLLCGFSPTEIARELSREPTGLRVDLSRGLYRYIETLVNTPLKDWRHAVSLLTEYTIDLNQFQVTNAKYSVTKFSPRQDWSTAPSASAFYGRIEELIQLEKWIVQERCQLLNILGMGGIGKTSLSVNLGGKIVDGFAYLIWRSLRNAPSIEEILTEIIEFISDGRITSLPASIDGKIGKLIEQLQESRCLIILDNWETLLISGNRGGNYREGYAGYGQLLRCVAEISHQSCLIITSREKPRGLAAYQGKSLLVRSLQLDGLDRLEGQYIFQSKGISVNPTQQDKLINYYRGNPLALKIVATDIEDLFGGDVENFLLQKSSVFGEIAALIEQHLQRLEEVEKQVVYWLCFNRGLTTIAELQADIVPPIQPRQILEAIASLQERSLLEKGSQGFTLQPVIMEYVTNNLLDQICQEVITSKIDIFNSYALLKAQHQDYLKDIQSKFIIQPIIERLLANFISCDRLQSYLQQLIKNWQRLSSTGIIPGYAAGNVLNLLVQLKTDLTNWDFSNLTVWQADLQSTNLHQLNFTNSDLTKSVFAETLNGIWSVAFSPNGEFLATGDLDSKLCLWQVQDGRQILSLKGHSNWVLSIAFSPDSQTMISGGSDNQVKVWDVKTGKCLKTLSGHKHWVFAVAYPPSASPTNQIIASGSIDSSIRLWHLATGECIKILTEHTSWIRSLAFSPDGRILASASEDHTIKLWDVQTGDCLKTLTNHTSAVWSVGFSPCGQLLASGGADQTVKLWNLETGQCLISWEGHTNHIRSVVFSLDGQVLASGSEDRTIRIWDIGSGRNIKTFQTDVGAVWSLAFNPQTQILASGSIEQKVKLWDITTGRCVKTWQGYTSWVQAIAFSPSGNILASGSVDNTIKLWNVESGVAIASLEEHQSWVTGVAFNPEGNLLASSSVDHTVKLWDLKTHKCLKTLKGHTSWVLSVAFHPQGQILASGGMEKQLLIWDVTTGTCIKVLDGHENRVWVTLFSPDGQILASGGEDSTVKLWNVTTGVCQKTLVGHTMRVRGLAFSFDGQIIASCSVDRTVKIWDLSSGKIKQTFSETDEIHSVAFNQDGNLLATASMDCTVKLWDVKTGKCLKILLGHERWVFAVAFHSVAELGEILASGSQDETVKLWDIDTGECLKTLRNPKLYENMNITGVTGLTAAQKETLQTLGAIEN